Proteins encoded in a region of the Sceloporus undulatus isolate JIND9_A2432 ecotype Alabama chromosome 11, SceUnd_v1.1, whole genome shotgun sequence genome:
- the CA4 gene encoding carbonic anhydrase 4 — protein MVWLRSLVFLSLYSFPASGEAKEDGAHWCYLSQKCQEPHCKEPRQWDELYGECGKDGQSPINIVTNKVEYDWDLLPFRFEKYNVKQSTNWSIINNGHTVQVNLDGSAKIESGGLSGKYKAVQFHFHWGNDDSQKSSRRVSPGSEHSIDGERYAMELHIVHIKEKYATLSDALAENGVAVLGFFIQVGKHNEHYAPLISELREIPFKGSEKPMQPLRLDSLLPKTDDLASFYRYTGSLTTPGCNQNVIWTLFEKPIDLQLEQIQEFWMQLYFGATKNDSWIVDNFRPIQPVGGRVIYKSDSNSLLPPTKALLLIPTAAYLALSLVQ, from the exons ATGGTTTGGCTCCGCAGCTTGGTCTTCCTCTCCCTTTACTCCTTCCCAGCATCGGGAGAAGCCAAAGAAG ATGGAGCACATTGGTGTTACCTTTCCCAGAAATGTCAAGAACCGCATTGTAAAG AGCCCCGGCAGTGGGACGAGTTGTATGGCGAATGTGGGAAAGACGGACAGTCGCCCATCAACATCGTCACCAATAAAGTGGAATACGACTGGGACCTGCTGCCTTTCCGCTTCGAGAAATACAACGTCAAGCAAAGCACAAACTGGAGCATCATCAACAACGGCCATACGG TCCAGGTGAACCTTGACGGGTCGGCCAAGATCGAATCCGGGGGGCTTTCGGGCAAATACAAGGCGGTCCAGTTTCACTTCCATTGGGGGAACGACGACAGTCAAAAGTCAAGCCGGCGGGTCAGCCCTGGATCGGAGCACAGCATTGACGGGGAGAGATACGCAATGGAG CTTCACATTGTCCACATCAAGGAAAAATACGCCACGCTATCAGACGCCCTCGCGGAAAATGGCGTCGCCGTCCTTGGATTTTTTATACAG GTGGGCAAACACAACGAACATTACGCGCCTCTCATTTCAGAGCTCAGAGAAATCCCCTTCAAAG GAAGTGAAAAGCCTATGCAACCTTTGCGCCTGGACTCCCTCCTACCGAAAACGGATGACCTCGCCAGCTTTTATCGGTACACGGGATCCTTGACCACGCCGGGATGCAACCAGAATGTGATCTGGACCCTGTTCGAGAAACCCATTGACCTGCAGTTGGAACAG ATCCAAGAATTCTGGATGCAGCTCTATTTTGGCGCAACCAAGAACGACTCCTGGATCGTGGATAACTTCCGGCCGATTCAACCCGTCGGTGGCCGCGTTATATATAAGTCGGACTCCAATTCCCTTTTGCCGCCAACCAAGGCGTTGCTTTTAATACCGACAGCCGCGTACCTTGCCCTTTCTCTTGTCCAGTGA